A window from Urocitellus parryii isolate mUroPar1 chromosome 1, mUroPar1.hap1, whole genome shotgun sequence encodes these proteins:
- the LOC113177161 gene encoding olfactory receptor 2T33-like yields the protein MESGNTSSDFILLGLLGHSRAQQFLFGMVLTTAFTSLVSNALMILLIQWDLRLHTPMYFLLSQLSLMDAMVVSTIVPKMAADYLTGIKSISPAGCGFQIFFLLTLGGGECFLLAAMSYDRYVAVCHPLRYPMLMSWPLCLRMTVGSWFLGAADGLMQAVVALSFPFCSKREIDHFFCEAPTLVRLACADTSVFENVMYICCVLMLLVPFCLILTSYSLILAAVLHMRSTEARKKAFATCSSHVAVVGLFYGAAISNYMRPKSYRSAHYDKVVSAFYSILTPMLNPLIYSLRNSEVKGALRKCMASVWP from the coding sequence ATGGAAAGTGGGAACACCAGTTCTGACTTCATTCTCCTAGGTCTCTTGGGCCACTCCAGAGCCCAACAGTTTCTCTTTGGGATGGTTCTGACAACAGCTTTCACCTCCCTAGTGAGCAATGCCCTCATGATTCTCCTGATTCAGTGGGACCTCCGGCtccacacgcccatgtacttcctCCTGAGCCAACTGTCCCTCATGGACGCCATGGTGGTTTCCACCATTGTGCCCAAAATGGCTGCTGACTACTTGACTGGAATCAAGTCCATCTCCCCTGCTGGCTGTGGCTTCCAGATCTTCTTCCTTCTCACTCTGGGTGGTGGAGAGTGCTTCCTCTTAGCAGCCAtgtcctatgaccgctatgtggccgtATGCCACCCTCTGCGCTATCCCATGCTCATGAGCTGGCCACTGTGTCTGAGGATGACCGTGGGGTCCTGGTTCCTGGGAGCAGCTGACGGGCTGATGCAGGCAGTTGTTGCCCTGAGCTTCCCGTTTTGCAGCAAGCGAGAGATAGACCATTTCTTCTGTGAGGCCCCCACGCTGGTGCGCTTGGCTTGTGCTGACACGTCTGTCTTTGAGAATGTCATGTACATCTGCTGTGTGTTGATGCTCCTGGtgcccttctgcctcatcctgacCTCCTACAGTCTCATcctggctgctgtcctccacatGCGCTCCACAGAAGCCCGCAAGAAGgcctttgccacctgctcctcacacGTGGCTGTGGTGGGGCTCTTTTATGGAGCTGCCATTTCTAACTACATGAGACCCAAATCCTACAGATCAGCTCACTATGATAAGGTGGTGTCAGCCTTCTACAGCATCCTCACCCCTATGCTGAACcccctcatctacagcctgaggaacagcgAGGTCAAGGGGGCCCTAAGAAAGTGTATGGCCAGTGTGTGGCCTTGA